In the genome of Lathyrus oleraceus cultivar Zhongwan6 chromosome 4, CAAS_Psat_ZW6_1.0, whole genome shotgun sequence, the window TCTAAAATACATGAAGTCTTTGGATATTCTAAGTTTTGAAGATAGAaaaatgaccaaacagaatgTTAATGCAAAGTTAAAAAGATGGAGAAGTGTTTATTTTTTCATCTTTATAGCTGGTGCTATTGCTCTTCTTCTTTCTGGTGCATCCATGTCAAAATTCTTCTCTTTGAAATCATTTCTTGATGTTGAGTCTTTCTACACTCATTTAGCTTCTCATGAGGGAATAGATAGGAATAATCGAAATGAAGTGTTGACAACTGTGGAAATTGTGATTCAAAAAATTCAAAAGGAGCTTGAAAAACTTAGGGAAATACATCGAGATCCGTCATCAGTGTCCTCATCGTCACGATTTGTAGTGGAACAAGGCGCTTTTCTTGCAGACATTTTAGGAGTACTTGAATCTTTGCATAGTGAAGTTCACAACGGTAGTTTCATCGTTCATCCATTGATGAAAGAAAAGAAACGATCCGATGAACCTGCTAGTTACTTTCTGAGAGAAGAGATTCGAAAATATGTTAGAATCAAGCCTAACAGATTAGGAAAACAAAATTTCATGGGGGCGAACGCGACATTCACTAGCATAGGACATGCATGTTTTTCCATGAAGGAAGATTTAGAAGAGTACATGGATTATGACATTGGTGAAATTTGCAATGATGATTGGAAGCTAGCTCAAAAACTTATGGTTCACGGATGCGATCCTCTACCGCGGAGAAGGTGTTTTTCGAGATCGCCTAAACTATACAACAAACCATTACCTATTAAAGATTCCATGTGGAAACTACCTGATGATAGAAATGTTAGATGGAGTCAATATAGGTGCAAGAACTTTACTTGTCTCGCAAGCAACAACAATGCTCGAAAGGGATTCTTCAAATGCGCGGATTGTTTCAATCTTACCGATCACGAGATGCCGAGATGGATAAGATCAGATGGTGATTCAGTTTCAAATCAAACAAGTGAGGCTGATTTTTTTATAGATGATGTTCTTGGAATTAAGTTAGGAGAGATTAGAATCGGATTGGATTTTAGCGTTGGAACCGGAACTTTTGCTGCTAGAATGAGAGAGTTCAATGTGAGTATAGTTTCAGCAACTATTAACCTTGGTGCACCTTTTAGTGAAATGATAGCTCTTAGAGGACTTGTTCCTCTTTACTTGACTATAAATCAAAGGCTTCCATTTTTTGATAATACACTTGATTTGATTCACACAACAAGGTTTCTTGATGGTTGGATTGACTTTGTGCTTTTGGATTTTGTTTTGTATGATTGGGATAGAGTTTTGAGGCCAGGAGGGTTGCTTTGGATTGATGGATTTTTTTGCTTGAAGGAAGATTTGTATGATTACTTGCAAGCTTTCAAAATGTTGAGATATAAAAAGCACAAATGGGTTGTTGTTCCAAAGATTGATAAGGATGATCGAGAGGTGTTCTTTTCTGCTGTTTTAGAGAAACCTCCTAGACCGTTTAGGTGATCTTAGGTCGTAACCTCAACTATATCGAGAGATTAATTGATAAGACATTCTTTTATACATATATATTTATGATTAATTTT includes:
- the LOC127137910 gene encoding probable methyltransferase At1g29790, which produces MTKQNVNAKLKRWRSVYFFIFIAGAIALLLSGASMSKFFSLKSFLDVESFYTHLASHEGIDRNNRNEVLTTVEIVIQKIQKELEKLREIHRDPSSVSSSSRFVVEQGAFLADILGVLESLHSEVHNGSFIVHPLMKEKKRSDEPASYFLREEIRKYVRIKPNRLGKQNFMGANATFTSIGHACFSMKEDLEEYMDYDIGEICNDDWKLAQKLMVHGCDPLPRRRCFSRSPKLYNKPLPIKDSMWKLPDDRNVRWSQYRCKNFTCLASNNNARKGFFKCADCFNLTDHEMPRWIRSDGDSVSNQTSEADFFIDDVLGIKLGEIRIGLDFSVGTGTFAARMREFNVSIVSATINLGAPFSEMIALRGLVPLYLTINQRLPFFDNTLDLIHTTRFLDGWIDFVLLDFVLYDWDRVLRPGGLLWIDGFFCLKEDLYDYLQAFKMLRYKKHKWVVVPKIDKDDREVFFSAVLEKPPRPFR